The following is a genomic window from Mycoplasma bradburyae.
AGATTTTCTTTCTTAATTCAGCTTTAAGATCTTTAAAGTCGTTTTGTGCTTTTTTAAGAGCTTCACCCGCTTTAGTTTGTTCAGCTTTAGCGGCAACAACAGCTTCGTTCATCATGTTGTTACTATTATCAGCTAGAACTTTATTAAAGTTAGCTTCAGCTTGTTTAGCTGCTTCAACAGCTTCTTTTATCTTTTTAAGAGGTTCAACTTGTTTAATAATAAGTTCTTCATAGTATTTAGTATATCTAGGTCCTACAAAGAATTTTTCTAATGAACTAGCAAGATCTGTAATCTCGTATTTAGCTTCATTAAGTTTAGCAATCTTCGTACCATCAACAATATAATCTAGACCACTAATAGCTTCAGATAAACCTTTTAGATAACTTGGCGTATTAACAAAGTCTTCTGAATTAGGTACATATGTTGTTTGAACATAGTCTCTAGTTAATGTTTCAGCAATTGAATACACATAGTCCGTAAATTTATCATTTAGTAACGGTTCAATTCTTGTGTCGTTGTAGTTGATTACATCACTTGAAGATAACCCTGGTGAGAAGTCACCGAATAAGAAGTCAGAGAATAAGAAATCAACTTTACCTCTGTTAGCGTATCATAGAATGTTACCAGATAACAGTAATAAGTCGTGTAAGCTTAGTCTGTCTTGTACTTCTGTTAATTTGTTATCAGTAATGAATTTTGCAAAGTATTTTTGCAATCTGTCTGCATCGAAGAATACAGCAGCATCTAAATCTGGAGTTAATTCATCAACATAGTATTTGTTGAAGTTTCTATCCAACATTGTAATTCCATACAATTTAGAAAATACAGCTTGGTTTTTAACTAAATCTGTAGCAGGCGAGAAGTCTTTAACAGTGATGAATAAGTTAGAGTGTCTGAATAAGTAAATAGCATAGTTTGCTAATGCTTGATCTTTTGCAGTAGAATTAGAACCTGCTGCAGTTATCGCATCTCTTAACGGTTTGCTTTCTTCAGATGTATCAGTGCTAACTAATTTTTCAATTTCAGCTAATTCAAATTTAGATTTAGCATAATCAACATTTCAGTTATATTGTTTGGTTGTAGAATCATAAGTCGCTTTAGAATAGTCTAAAGAACCGAAATCTAATAATTCACTTAAATCATTAAATTTAATTGATGTTTTTTTAGCAGCTGATGCATCTATTTGATAAATTTCAGCTTTCTTATCAGTTTTTACTGAATTGATAAGTTTCTTATCTAGATCACTGATTGAAACAGAATATGGATTGAATGTTAAGAAGTGGTTTTTTCGAATTTCTTCTATAGCCGCAGCTCTCTCTTCTGCTGTAGGCGCAGCTGCTGCTCCGCCAGAAGTTCCTTGTTTCTTTCCAGCGTTTGAAATTTTACCGTTTAAATCAACAACTTTTTCTAAAACATTTTTTGACGAACTGTCTTTCTTTGTTTCAACATAAGAAATGAAAGTGTCGAAACCAACTTTACCTTTAATAGTTGTACGTAAAAGACCAGCAGCTTCTAAAAATGAATATATAAAGTTTTTATTAAATAGCCCAGATGTTACTTTTAAATCATTTTCTCTAGCAACACTTTTTATTTGTTTAGAAATACCATCATCAACATTCGCTATTTCACCTAAGAATCTATTGCCGCTAACAAAAGGGAAAACATATTTATTTAATTTAGAAAATTCTGAATTAGAAGGCGCATCTTGTTTTAATAAGGCAAGTATTTTATTAGCATCAGATTTTACATATGCATCAGAGCCACCTTTTCAAGTTCCATTTTTAATAGCATCAGCAATATCTTCTATGTTTAAATATCCTAGAACAATTGATTGAAATTCATTAGTTAAACCAGGAAGCAAGGCAAAATAACTATAACTTTGACGAGTATCATCGAATCCGTTTTTAGTAGGATCTAATTCATTTGCACCGTTACGAGTTTTAATTTTTTCAACTAAAGATTCTACACCTTGAGAATCAAATACTGTAGTAATTGAAGATGAAATTTCTCCACCTAAAACCGTACCTTGACCATCTCAACCATTGTCTGATAATCTCTTGTTAATAGTAGCGGTTATAGAATCAGTTATAATTTTTACTTGTTTATTAACATAAGCTAATTCATCATCAGATAATTCAACATTAAGCGGAACTTGAATAACTGGTGTTCCATCTTTGTTGAACATGTTGATTTTGGTAATTACATTATTTTTACCAGATTGTGTTTCGTAAATTTTAAATGTAAGTTTGTCTTCAGGCGAAACAAAAACTGATTTATTTAATAACGGATTGCCAGCACCATCAGTTAATTGACTAATAATAGATTTTGCTGTTACTTCAACCCATTTATATTCAGGAGTTTGCATTTCTTCTTGTTTTTTCATGAAAGCTTTAGCAATGCCTGAAATTGATGGGTTAAGTGTCCCCGAGTCAGAGTCAAAAGCGTTAGCAAAGAATAGATCACTTAAAGCAACACCTCGTAATTTCGCTGCTTCTACTATCCCTGCAAAGTCTTGTAAGAATCTACGTTTTTTATTTTTTAATACGTTACCAATCTTATCATTAGCTTTATCAGTTCCTCAGATATCTTCAATCTTTTCAGTTTCAAAACGAATTACTTTATTATTTTCATCCAAAATTCCGAATCTGAATCTAATGAATTTACCAGTATCAGTAACTTCACCATTCGCATTAACACGAACGATTTCTAAATTAGTTCTAGCTTCTAAATAATTGATTAAAGCTTCATAAGAATAGAATGAAGCGTCATTAGCTCCACCTCTAGTTGATAAACCACCAACGACTACTGGGTTGTTTTTATCAATATAAGCATTCCCTTGATCTAGTGTGTAGTGGTGACCATATTCGTGGGTCGCTACGTATTTCAAGAAGTCAATTGGTAACCCATCAAATCCAGGTACTAAAGCAGATAAAACTGTCGGAATCCCGATACGATCATTTGGTGTGAATCCTCTGAACTTACCTTCAACTACTTTGTATTGATAAACACCTGAATTATCAATTGATTGTTCAATGTGCGGTCCATCTAGTTGTCTTAATAGATAAGGATATTTTTTAACAACTTTTTTGATTAAACCATTATATACTTCAGCATACACTTGATAGCTTCTAGAATCTAATCCAGTTAATGGATTACCTTCTTCATCTTTAGCTTGACTGTCAGTTGGTGAATAGAATAACGAAATTGGGTTAATACCACCTTTATAACCAATTGCATCTAAGAAATCATCAAATCCTGCTGGTGAATAATCATTGCTTTTGTTTGCGACAAATTCTAATGACGTGTTAGTAGCTGGAGTTGTTGATAAATCTTGTAAATTAGCTTTTAGAGTGTATTCTTTAGCTTGTTCGTTAGTAGTTTTTTCAAAACTTAATAGTTTATATTTCTTAACGCGCTTTTGTTGAACTGGATAGATTAGTTCTTTAAGTTCATTATTTTCATTAATCGCTTCTACAAAAAGTTTATAGAAGTGATTAATATTTTTATTATCTTTATAAAGATAAAATTCTTTATCTTTATAAGCATCAATGTCATAGAAATTTAGGAAACTATTAATCTTATCTTTATAT
Proteins encoded in this region:
- a CDS encoding PDxFFG protein, translated to MIKKWSLKSKSLLFKVGLALGVIAVGSGSIVGAMIGFAENSNEKNGTLSPVNKSLFDNDYSKIYDQNGVLNPELRIINGTKSRVTAKISEDATKFWFLDNTNKKYGFDDFFNEYFRRYGEPFVLEIKYGSFSFFDEYVLAVRPKQFLEFCNWFITNVAWGPDLLTLDSFRLVPGVEQNGNAITLGSHSTLHKEVSEIKFFPDAFFGSLPIYSSLSGVGNSDDALTYSVFASEASKKNLDHFLNNIPFESALKNDLQTGFGEIYRPSKLKDESVKVYLGTPTETKDPRTMMVTSTTYEQPVIVSASFSETDLGSLKEKYPSLASVTYQDFGTYKIKAIKEVKAPRGANQPSISLTLSQTNDQNQETTKEIKLDLNDLTDNKFISYKSLLATYKDKINSFLNFYDIDAYKDKEFYLYKDNKNINHFYKLFVEAINENNELKELIYPVQQKRVKKYKLLSFEKTTNEQAKEYTLKANLQDLSTTPATNTSLEFVANKSNDYSPAGFDDFLDAIGYKGGINPISLFYSPTDSQAKDEEGNPLTGLDSRSYQVYAEVYNGLIKKVVKKYPYLLRQLDGPHIEQSIDNSGVYQYKVVEGKFRGFTPNDRIGIPTVLSALVPGFDGLPIDFLKYVATHEYGHHYTLDQGNAYIDKNNPVVVGGLSTRGGANDASFYSYEALINYLEARTNLEIVRVNANGEVTDTGKFIRFRFGILDENNKVIRFETEKIEDIWGTDKANDKIGNVLKNKKRRFLQDFAGIVEAAKLRGVALSDLFFANAFDSDSGTLNPSISGIAKAFMKKQEEMQTPEYKWVEVTAKSIISQLTDGAGNPLLNKSVFVSPEDKLTFKIYETQSGKNNVITKINMFNKDGTPVIQVPLNVELSDDELAYVNKQVKIITDSITATINKRLSDNGWDGQGTVLGGEISSSITTVFDSQGVESLVEKIKTRNGANELDPTKNGFDDTRQSYSYFALLPGLTNEFQSIVLGYLNIEDIADAIKNGTWKGGSDAYVKSDANKILALLKQDAPSNSEFSKLNKYVFPFVSGNRFLGEIANVDDGISKQIKSVARENDLKVTSGLFNKNFIYSFLEAAGLLRTTIKGKVGFDTFISYVETKKDSSSKNVLEKVVDLNGKISNAGKKQGTSGGAAAAPTAEERAAAIEEIRKNHFLTFNPYSVSISDLDKKLINSVKTDKKAEIYQIDASAAKKTSIKFNDLSELLDFGSLDYSKATYDSTTKQYNWNVDYAKSKFELAEIEKLVSTDTSEESKPLRDAITAAGSNSTAKDQALANYAIYLFRHSNLFITVKDFSPATDLVKNQAVFSKLYGITMLDRNFNKYYVDELTPDLDAAVFFDADRLQKYFAKFITDNKLTEVQDRLSLHDLLLLSGNILWYANRGKVDFLFSDFLFGDFSPGLSSSDVINYNDTRIEPLLNDKFTDYVYSIAETLTRDYVQTTYVPNSEDFVNTPSYLKGLSEAISGLDYIVDGTKIAKLNEAKYEITDLASSLEKFFVGPRYTKYYEELIIKQVEPLKKIKEAVEAAKQAEANFNKVLADNSNNMMNEAVVAAKAEQTKAGEALKKAQNDFKDLKAELRKKIFGEFTKKVFKDRESRSSNYFGRFISKNNGYFKDHFEKETIGSTLYDDNRDPIIDSNIRTKDFKGNKVTNRPEAFFLSQLYNYGVSKRSVSGLFRNKYLDALALYGYVSNDLAKKISYLRFTDERTNQAVYLKVNTKKTNNIFWLQKQGDASTKKTIEDYGYTSWLTDYAVMGKYRDALLKPGHSYQIDFVDSDYQFVEPLDLGNVQYISENAKAVEQSPIKIENMNTTDDQNNKKIKTVISVDYQFNVNN